The genomic stretch CGACAGCAGTGGTTGCGAGGAGCACGGCCCTGCTCCTCACGGGCAGGGAGCTGAACGCGACCAGGGGGTCGGTCTGCCCGTCCGCCGGCCGGAGCTGCGCGCGTGCGCCGGCCCACGCCGCCCGGAGTTCGGGTGCCGCCACCGCCAAGGAGACGGCGGTGACGCCCGCCTTCGTCCAGCCGCGAGCGGTCCGGGAGGAGATGAGGTCCGGCGTCGCGTAGTAGAAAGCGGTCGCCGCTCCGGAGAACAGGATCGACACGGTGCGCGGGGACGACATCCTGGTGGTCATGGTCCTGGTGGTCATGTCGCCATCCTGTCGCGCACGTGCACGCGGAGCAGCGGCTCGGCAGGCGCGCTCTCCGCATCTCCCGACCTGCAGTTCTGCGATCCCTTGCCGCGACGGCGTCGGCCGCTGGTGCACGCCGTGCGTCGACGCGCGGGCCCGGCGAGCGCCGTGCGCCGGCCGGACGGGCACACTACCGGCGTGACGAGGGGCGACGAGGCGACCACCGAGCCCGATCTCGTCCTGCCCCGCTCCGATCGCCACGGTGGCCTCCCGCCGGAGCGGAGCGCGCGGCTGCTGATCCCCGGCGAGACGTGCTGGCGGGTCGAGCGGGCCACCCGCTTCGCGATCTTCGTGGACGCTGCCGGCTACTTCGCCACCCTGAAGCGCGCCGTGCTGGGCGCCGAGCGCCGGGTGCTCTTCATCGGCTGGGACTTCGACCCCCGCATCCGGCTCGACCCGCTCGACGGTGGCCGGCCGAGGGAGGACCGGCTCGGCGCCGTGCTCGAACGCGCGGTGAAGGTGAACCCGCGGCTGGAGATCGGTGTCCTGCAGTGGGACCTCGGGATGGTCCGCGCGCTCGGCCGGGGGCTCAAGCCGATCGTGCTGCTCGACCGGCGCACTCCCGACCGTCTCACCTTCGCCGTCGACACCCACCACCCGGTCGGGGGTGCGCACCACCAGAAGATCGTGGTCATCGACGACTGCCTGGCCTTCGCCGGCGGCATCGACGTCACCGCCGACCGGTGGGACACCTCCGACCACGTCGACGGCCACCCGCACCGACGTCGTCCGGCCGCCGGACGGGGAAAGGGCCGGCTGACGGGGCCGTGGCACGACGTGACCAGCATGATGACCGGGCCGGCCGCGGGCGCGGTCGCTGAGCTGGCCCGCGAACGGTGGGAGAGCGGCACGGGGGAGCGGCTCGAGCCGATCCCCGAGGAGCGGGACTGCTGGCCCTCGGACGTCGAGCCCCTGCTCACCGACGTCGACGTCGCGATCTCCCGCACTCGCCCCGAGCACGGCGGCACGAGTCTGGTGCACGAGGTGGAGCTGCTGTGGCTGGCGACCATCGCCGCCGCCCGCCGCTCGCTCTACATCGAGAGCCAGTACTTCGCCAGCCGCCGGATCGCCGAGGCCATCGCCGAGCGGCTGCGTGAGCCGGACGGTCCGGACGTCGTCGTCATCAACCCGTGGACGGCGGACGGCTGGCTGTCGGAGAAGGCGATGGGAACCGCGCGCGCCCGGGTGCTGCAGCTGGTGCGGGAGGCCGACGTCCACGACCGGTTCCGGCTCTACACGCCGGTGACGGAGCAGCGCCGGCACATCTACGTGCACGCCAAGGTGACCGTCGTCGACGACCGCCTGCTGCGTCTGGGCTCCAGCAACGTGAACAACCGCTCGATGGGTCTGGACACCGAGTGCGACCTGGCCGTCGAGGCGGTCGAGGGGCAACCGGACGCCGACCGGCTCGCCGCCACCATCGTCGGGTTCCGCGACCGGCTGCTGGCCGAGCACCTCGGTTGCACCCCCTCCGACGTCGCCGCCGCGGTCGCAGCCACCGGCTCGCTCGTCGAGGGCATCGAGCGGCTGCGCCGGCCGACCGGCCGCTCGCTGGTGCCTTTCGAACCACCCGACCTCGGGCCGGTCGACTCCGCCCTGGCCGAGTCCGAGCTGATGGACCCGGAGAAGACACCGAACCGGTGGCGCCGGGTCGAGCGGTTCTTCGCCCGCAGACGGCGGCCGCGCCACCGGGTGCGGGCCTGACCTCTCGCCGCGCAGAGCTGCAGGACCGCCCGCGACGAGGCCGTGCTGGAACCGGTCGAACGGTGGGCCGTCCGCTCGTTCAGGCGCGCCGCGACCGCAGCAGGTGGAGCAGCGCCAGGGCGTAGGCCTCGGCGGGTTCGGCCGCGTCGAAGCCGCAGGTCTCGCCGTCCACGCGGAGCGTGACGCGGTAGCCGTCGCCGGTCGGCGCCATGCCGGCGAAGGCGTCGCCGAGCAGCTCGCGCAGCTGGTGCTCGGCAGGCAGCCACAGCGCCTGCGACTGCTCGAGAGAGTCCAGGGCCCACTCGGTCGTGCCGTTGAAGCCGATGACCGGCCCGTCGGGGAACTGGTGCACCTCGATGGTCATGTCCGAGAGCACGAAGACGTCCGAGTCCATCCCGCGGTCGGGTATGACGAAGCTGTCGCCTCGGGCGGGGGTCCATGACAGCCCGGCGTCACGCAGGCGACGAGCGAGATCGACCGAGAGCACCACGCCATCCTCTGCCATTCCCCGGACACGTGCCCGGGACCGCGCCCTGCCCGGTCACGACCGGGGGAGCTGGTCCAGGGCTTCGTTGTCCAGTTCCGCCCAGCGCCGGACCCGCTCGCGCACCTGCTCGACGTCCTCGTCCGACAGGGCGTGGGCTCCCTCGGCCGTCAACCGGTAGACGTCGATCGGGCCGCCGACGCTGGGCGCGGTGAGCCGCAGCGCCCCGGCCTGCTCGGCCATCGCCGAGCCGCTGCCGATGGCGTGGAACCCGACGTCCTCGTACGGACGTCATGCGCCCGATCGTGCACGGCGCCGATCAGTGCTGCCCGTCGGTTCGAGCCGCGTGCGCAGGTCAGAGCAGGGACAGCTGCAGCCGCTCCGACAGCAGGTGGAGGGCGGCCCGGCCGGCCCGCGAATTGCCCTTCTCGTCCAGCGGTGGGGACCACGCGCAGACGCCGAACCGCCCCGGGACGTCGCCCATGACCGCTCCGGCCACGCCGCTCTTGCAGGGGAACCCCAGGTCGTAGGCGAACTGCCCGGCGGCGTCGTACGTGCCGCAAGTCAGCATCAGGGCGTTGACCCGTCGGGCGAGGGGCTCGGAGAGCACGGGTGAGCCGGACTCCGGGTCGACGCCGTCGTTGGCGAGGAAGCGGGCGGCGCGGGCCAGCGTGCGCGTGGTCACCGTGAGGGAGCAGAGGCGGAGGTAGAGGTCGACGACCTCGTCGACCGGGTGCTGCAGGTTCCCGAACGAGCGCATCAGGTGCCCGATGGCCCGGTTGAGCGAACTGCTCTCCCGCTCCGCGTCGAGTGCGGGGTCGCTGATCTCGGCCTCCTCGCCGGTCAGCCGGTCGAGGAGACCGGCGACGGCGCGGTACGGGTCGTCCGCGGCGTCCAGGAGGACGTCGCAGACGATCAGGGCTCCGGCGTTGATGAACGGGTTCCGCGGCACGCCCTTCTCGTGCTCCAGCTGGATCAGCGAGTTGAACGGGTCGCCGGACGGTTCGCGGCCCACCCGGTCGAACAGGTCCTCACCGACGAGCCGCAGGGCGGCCGTGAGCGCGAAGACCTTTACCACGCTCTGGATCGCGAAACCGACGTCGGCGTCGCCGCTGACGTGCTCCCTCCCGTCCAGCTCCGAGAGCGCCAGGGCGAAGCGGGTCGCCTCGGCCGACGGCAGCTCCTCGGGCTGCTCCTCGACCTGGCCCTCGTCGGCGAGGTGCCGCGTCTGGTCGGCGATCTCGGCGAGCAGCGACTCGATCTCGCTGCTCCCGTCGACGGCGGACGTGGGCTGGCCCGGGGCAGACATGCACCCCCGCTACCCGGCGACCCGGCCCGGACACCAGGACGCCGCGGACCGCCGCCTCAGGGCCTGCCCACCCGGAAGACGGGCCAGCCGATCTCGGTGCGCCACGCGGCGGGCTCTGCCGTGTCGCGGGGTCCCACCACGTAGGTCTCCCGGACCGGGCCGGCCACCGCGAGGGCGTTCTCCACCACCCAGGCGCCCAGTTCGCCGTAGGTGACGTCGATGTCGTCGTGCTCCCCGACGTGCGTGGTGAGGGCCAGCTCGACGGCGGGCAGCGTCACCGGGTGGACCCGGCCGCTGTGCGGCGGCCTCGCCGTCGGCCGGTACACCAGGAGGTGTCCACGACCGCTCTCGAACAGGGCGTTGTCGTACAGCCCGCCCGGGACGCCGGTCGGCTCCCTCACCACGGCGTCCAGCTCGGCCATGGCCCCGGCGTACCAGTCGAGGACGTCGTCGTGCGCCACGTCGTCCTCGATCGCGGCCACCGTGGTGGCCGGGACGGCACGCAGCTCGACGTCGAGCGGTGCCGGCTCCGGCCGCAGCAGCCGGCGCAGCGAGGCGACCGCCGCACGGGTGCGGTCGAGCTCGGCCTCGAGCCGCTGCAGGTGATCGGAGACCAGCGCGGCACGGGCGCCAGGGTCCGGCGACCGCAGGATGCGCTGGACGTCGGTCAGGGGGACGTCGAGCTCGCGCAGGCGGTGGATGACCTGCGCGGTCGGGATCTGGTCCGCGCTGTAGTAGCGGTAGCCGGTCGCGTCGTCGACGGTCGCCGGCTCGAGCAGCCCCGCGTCGTGGTAGCGGCGCAGCATCCGCACGCTGAGGTGGGTCAGGCGGGAGAACTCCCCGATCGCGAGCACGCCGCCACGATGCACCCTCCCCTGGGAGAGGGCCCAGTGCTTGACCCTGCCGCTGCGGGAGGCCGCACGCTCGCGGCATGACCACACCGACCAGCATCCTTCCCGAACAGCTGCCCGAGACGATCCGTGTGTACCTCGCCGCGCACGGGGCGCGCGACGTCGATGCCGCGCTCCGCGCCTTCACGCCCACCGCCGTGGTCGTCGACGACGGCACGACCTACCGGGGGACCGAGGAGGTCCGGAGCTTCCTGTCGAAGGCCGGAGCCGAGTTCAGCTATACGACCGAGCTCGTCGCCGCGGAGCGCGTCGACGACGCGCGCTGGGTCGCCATCCACCGCCTGGAGGGCGACTTCCCTGGCGGCGTCGTGGAGCTCCACCACCGCTTCACCATGGACGGCGACCGCGTCGCCGAACTCGTCATCGCTCCCTGACGGTGATCGTGCGGAGGTCATGCCTCGGTGCTCGGCAGGCTGTGCCACGTGTCGTAGGCGACGGCCGCCGCGCCCTCGGTGTCCCCGGCGGCGCAGAGGCGGATCAGCTCGTCGTGCAGCCGGACCGACGCCTGTCCACGCAGCGAGCCGAACCGCAGCCGCTCCGCGCGGCGCACGGTCGGCGTGAACTGCTCGAGAACCGTCGCGAGCGCGCGGTTGCCGGAGATGCGCACCAGCACACCGTGCAGTTCGTCGTCGGCGTGCAGGGCGGAGTCGACGTCGCCGGACTCGACGGCGGCGGCGAACCGCCGGTTCGCCTCGCGCATGGCGGCCAGGTCGGCGTCGGCCAGCACGGGAACCGCCTCGCGGACCGCCAGCTCGTGCATCGCTGCCACGACGTCCCGGGCGTCCCGGACCTCACGGACGTCCAGGGGGCTCACGACAGTGGACCTGCCCGGCTGTGCCTGGACCAGGCCGCTCTGCGCGAGGCGCAGCAGCGCCTCCCGGACCGGGGTCCGGCTGACGCCGAGCCAGGCTGCGAGCTCGAGGTCCCTGAGCTGCTCGCCGGGGGCGAAGGTGCCGTCGACGATCGCGTCGCGGAGGCGGAAGTAGACGTCGTCGCGCAGCAGCCAGCGGTCGACACCGGGGGCCGCCGGGGGGATCGGCATGGGCGGACCTCTCGTGCAGGGCGAGCGCTCGGACGTCGGAACGAGGAAGCGCGGAAGAAGGGTTCCGCACAGTCATGCCGACATGCAATATATCGCATATTGAAGGGGCTGACGGGGGCGGCTCTGAGGTGCGACCGGACGGGCGGACGGGCCGCCCGCGGACCGAGAAGGAGCCAGCGATGAGCAGCAGCGCGCCGGAGCCCCGTACCACCGACCAGCCGTCCGCCTCCCTGCCCACCGTCGTGCTCGTGCACGGCGCCTTCGCCGATTCGTCCAGCTGGAGCGGCGTCGTCGCCCAGCTCCGGCAGGACGGCTATCCGGTGATCGGGGTGGCCAACCCGCTCCGCTCCCTGCACGGCGACGCCGAGTTCCTCCGAGACGTCCTGGACGCGGTGGAGGGGCCGATCGTCCTGGCCGGCCACTCCTACGGCGGCAGCGTGATGAGCGAGGCCGCCGACGGGAACCCGCGGGTGAAGGCGCTGGTGTACGTCGCCAGCTTCCTGCTGGACGAGGGCGAGAGTACCGGCGAGCTCGCCGGGAGGTTCCCGGGCAACGAGCTGGGGTCGGCGCTGCGCCCGGTGCCCGTCCGCGGGCCCGACGGGCAGACCGTGGACGACCTCTACATCGAGCAGGCGAAGTTCCGCCCCGTCTTCGCCGCCGATGTGCCGGCGGACGCCGCCGAGCTGATGGCCGTCACGCAGCGGCCCATCCTCGGCGACGCCTTGGCGGACAAGGCGACGAAGGCGGCCTGGAAGACCATTCCGTCCTGGACCCTCGTCACGCGCCAGGACCTCGCCGTCCCGGCCGAGGCCCAGCGCTTCATGGCCCAGCGCGCGTCGTCGCACGTGGTGGAGGTCGACGCCTCGCATGCGGTGACGGTCTCGCAGCCGGGGGACGTCGCCCGACTGATCGACGAGGCCGCGCGCGCGACCGCGGGCTGACCCGACCGGGGCCGCTCATCAGGCCCGCCCCCCGCCGTCGCCAGACGGTGGCGGGGCGGGCCCTGTGAGGCCCGAGCGTGCTGCCCGGTCCCGCCCGGGATCAGCGCCGGGGTCGGCCGTGCTCCGGCAGCAGGTCGAGTCCGAGGGCCCGGTCGAGCAGCCGGAACCGGTAGGCGGCGGTCAGCGCGAGGAACCACAGGACGAGCGCCGGGAGGACCGTCTCGAACACCGGTTCCGCGGCCTCGGTGAGGCCGAAGTAGTCGGTGAACCAGGGCATCAGCAGCCCCGCGGTGAAGGTCGCGACGAGGACGGCGACCAGCACGGCCGGGCGCCGGTCGCCGTCCGGGCGGGTCCACGCGGCGAACAGCCGGGACGGCGGCTTGAGGAAGAGGATCAGCAGGAAGGCCGCGTAGGAGACGAAGGTCGACAGCGCGGTCTGGGCGCCGATGGTGGCAACCGCCTCGTCGAAGCCGGCGGCGTCCGCGGACACCCCGGTCCAGTCCTCGAAGCGGGCCTCGACCTCGGCCGGGACGACACCGCCGGGCGGGCCGGCGAGCAGGGACGTGTAGTGGAGGGCGTAGATGGCCACGCCGACTGCTGCGGTGACCACGGCGGCCGGGACGACGAAGCGTCCGAGGTTGGCCAGCAGGCGCGGGTCGGGCGGTTGGGGGCGGGCCCACATCGTCAGGAACAGCGTGGGCACGCCGACGGTGAGCAGCGTGAGGCCCACCTGTGCGGGGGCGTAGGGGAAGCCCAGGCCGAGCATGGTCACCCCGAGGATGACCAGCCCCTGGGTGGCGACCCTGGCGAGGAACACCTGCATCGACGTGCCGATTCCGCTGATGATCCGGCGGCCCTGCTGCCGGGCGGGGACCAGCGCGGCCAGGGAGTCCTCGGTCAGCACGATGTCGGCGACGTCCCGGGTGACGGCGCTGCCGCTGCGCATCGCGACGCCGACCTGGGCGGCCTTGAGCGCGCGGGCGTCGTTCACGCCGTCGCCCAGCATGGCGACGTAGCGGCCCTGCCGGCGCAGTGCGGCGACGAGGCGCTCCTTCTGCTCGGGTGCGATGCGGCCGAACACGGTGGTGCGGGCGACGACGGCGTCCAGTTCCGGGTCGGACATCCTTTCCAGATCGGCGCCGGTGAGCGGGTCGCCGCCCTCCAGACCCGCCTGCCGTGCCAGGGCGGCGACGGTGCGGGGGTCGTCGCCGGACACGACCTTGACCGCGACCCCGTCGGCGAGGAAGCGGTCGATGGTCTCCCGCACCCGGGGCCGCAGCTCGTCGGTGAGCGCAAGCACGGCCAGCGGCTCCAACGCGGGCAGCCGCGCCCGGCCGGTGTCGTCGCGCAGCGAGGTGGACGGGTCGGTGGCGCGGGCGGCGACGAGGACCCGCAGGCCTCGCGCGGTCCGCTCGCTGACGACGCCGGTGAGTGGTTCTCCGGACAGGTGCGGGGCCAGGGCGTCGTGGGCGCCGAGGACGAAGACGCCGTCGTCGGTGCGCAGCGCGCTCCACCGGAGGGAGGAGGAGAACGGGATCTCCTCCCGCGCCGGCCACGCCTCGCCGGGCAGGGCAGCAGCCAGTGCGGTGGTGGTGAGGTTGGGTGCGGCCGCGCTGCGGGCCATCGACCCGATCACCTGCTGGACGTCCGCGGTCGCCAGCGGCCCGACCGGCACGACCTCGGCGAGGCTGAGCCGGCCGGTGGTCAGCGTGCCGGTCTTGTCGGTGCAGACGACGTCGACGTTGCTCATCGACTCCACGGCGTTGACCTGCTGAACCAGGGCGCCGCGTCCGCCGCTCTTCGCCGCCCCGACGCTGTAGGCCACGGCGACGAGGAAGAACAGCCCGTAGGGCACCAGCCCGGACAGCACCGCGGTGGTCTGCACCACCCGGACCAGCGAGAACCCCTCCAGGGCGGCTTGGGCAAGGATGGCGCCGCTCATCAGCACCACCAGGCAGATGACCAGCCGGACGACGAAGTTGATGCGACGCTGCAGTGGCGTGGTGTCGGTCGACACCTGTCGAGCGTCGGCGGTCAGCCGGCTGGCGTAGCTGGCGGCACCGACGTCCCGCGCGAGCTGGTGCCCCTCACCGCCGACGCAGAAGCTGCCCGACCGGAGGTGGTCGCCGGGCTTCTTCACCTGGGGGTCGGACTCGCCGGTGAGCAGTGACTCGTCGGCCTCGATGCGGCCGCCGTCGAGCACCGGGCCGTCGACGACGACCTGATCGCCGGGACGCACGTGTAGCACGTCGCCGCGCACCACCTCCTCCGGGAGCACTTCGACGTCCCGGCCGTCGCGGAGCACGGTGACGGTGCTGCGGGACAGCAGTTGTAGCCGGTCGAGCTTGCGCTTGGCCCTGATCTCCTGCACCGCGCTGATGGCCGCATTGACCAGGCCGAGGCCGACGCTGATGACCGCGTCGTTGACCCGGCCAAGCGCCAGCAGAGCGGCGCCGATGGTGAAGAGGATGAGGTTGAAGAACGAGAAGACGTTGGTGCGCAGGATCTGCGCGTAGCTGCGCGAGGACCGGTCGACGGCGGCGTTGCTCTCGCCGCGTCGACGCCGCGCCTCGGCCTCTCGCTGGGACAAGCCCTCCGGTGCGCCGGGCGCCGTGTCGGCGTCTGTCGCCTGCACATCCATCCGGCTCGCTTCCTGAGTGCCGCCCGTGCAGCCCCGCGTGGCGGATGGCGATGCCGCGGGCGCTGTCAGAGCTCGCGGTGGCTGCGGGATCCCTTGTCGCCTCACGGCAGTCTCCCTCGCAGCTGACGTGCTCGCTCACTGGCCGGTGGCCTGCCGCTACGCGACCTCTGCCGGGCGGGCGGCTCGTTCGACGCAGGCCACCAGCGGTCCGGCGACCACGGCGCCGGTTGCGTTCAGGAGCGCATCCAACGGGGACACGACGCGGCCCAGGGAGAGCGCCCCCTGAGGGACTTCGATCCCCGCGCCGCGTCCAAGGCCGCCCCGGTGACCTGGAGCGGGCGGCCGAGCGAGGGCCACAGCAGGACCACGAGGGCGGCCGGGACCACCAGCAGGCTCAGGTTGCCCATCAGCTGCAGCGTCGTGGCTGCCGAGTCCAGCCCGGTCGCGTACCAGTGCAGTTCGGTGGCCGGAGAACCCCAGGCCCACCCCGTTCGCTACTGGTCCGCCGCTGCTCGCGACCGGAGACCCGCTTGGTCCATCAGCGTGGCCACCGACTTCCGGAGGACATGAGAGGTCACCCACTCGAGGCCTCCGCCACCGAACGCCTCGCGCAGGTCGGCGTGGGCGTGGGATGTCGGCGTGGGCGTGGGATCTCGCCAGCCACCCAAGGGGGAGGGGAACACCGGACGGCTGTCGTGGTCCTGCCCCGAGAGGTCAGTGCCGGCGGGCGGCAGCGGGCATCGCCACCCACGAGTCCGGCAGCGCCGACGTCCTGGCGCCGGCGTCGGTCTTGATCTTCTCGACGACACCCTGACCCTCGACCCGGGACGACTGTCGCTCGCCCACTGACGGTGACGACATCCAGGTTCACGGCGTACCAAGGCCAGTCCGCAGGCCTCCCCGATGCAGAGCCCGGTGGCGGCCATCAGGCATCTCACGAGGTCGGGGAAGGTCTCGGGCGTCGGCCCTGTGCGCCCGATCGCCCCGAGGATGCTCTGGCGCCAGCGACCGCCCCATCCGGGTGATGGATGGGGCGGTCGCTGATGCCGGCGGTGTGTCGTCAGCCGCCGAGGATGCCGGCGACCAGGCGGTAGCAGATGGCCAGGATGGCGATCAGGCCGAGGACCCCGACGACGTTCTGCCAGGGCCGGTTGCGCAGGTCTCCCATCAGGCCCTTGTGGTTGGCCACCACGACCAGCAGGACTCCGAGCACCGGGGCGAACACCACGGTGAGGGCCTGGGCGAGGATGAGCAGCTGCACCGGGGACTGGCCGCCGGCGGCCAGGGTGACGGTCAGCCCGAAGGCGAGGATGACCAGGATCATGGCCTTCACCCGCGGGCGGGCCACGGAGTTGCCCCAACCGAGTCCGTCGGAGAGCAGCGTTCCCCCGGCGGTGGCGTTGGCGACCATGGAGGAGAAGGCGGCGGCGAAGAAGCCGAGGGCGAAGATCTTCGAGCCGATCTCGCCGGCGAGCGGTTCCAGGACGCCGGCCAACTGCCCCAGGGAGGCGGCCTCCACGCCGGTGCGGGTGGCGGCGGTGGCGGCGACGACGATGACCAGGATGGTCATCAGGCCCGGGGCGACGATCCCGGGGATGGTGTCCCCGAGCGTGATCGTCCGGTACTGGTCCCGGCGCAGCCCCCGCTCCCGGGTGGCGTAGCCGGTGTAGAAGGCGGCGTTGATGGAGAAGTTGGTGCCGACCAGGGCGACCAGCAGCAGCCCGACACCGCTGGGGACGGTGGGCACCAGGCCGGCGCCGGCGGCGGCCTAGTCGGGATCGGTCAGCAATGCCGAGGCGAGGAACCCGGCGGCCATGATGGCGACGATGCCGAGGATCGCGCGCTCGAACACCGAGTAGTAGCGGCGGGCGAACACCACACCGGCGACCACCACCGTGCAGACGAGGGTCCACAGCGCCGGGGACCCGCCGAAGAGCAGGGACAGCCCGAGGCCGGAGCCGACGGCGTTACCGACGGAGAACATCAGGGTGATGCCGAAGACGCCGATCCCGGCGACAGTGCCGACCCATCGCCCGAGGGTGTCCTTGATCGTGCCGATCAGGGAGCGCGGCGCCTTCAGGGCGATCCGCACGCTCATGTCGGTGAAGCCGAGCATGAGCAGGGTGGACACGGCGATCACCCAGATCAGGTCGTAGCCGTAGCCGTTGCCGGCCTGGATGGCCGTCAGCAGGTTGCCGGGGCCGAACTGCCAGGCGCCGACGATGAACGCCGGGCCCATGACCGAGAGGACCTGCACCCACCGGCGTGTGCGCAAGCCCTTCTCGGCCGGGGTGGCCGGCGGCCCGCCGTCCGCGCCGCTCGACGAGGCCGGCCGCGGGTTGACCGGCTCGGCAGCCGGCCGTGGGGCCGGTGCTGCCGCGGGAGCGGGGACCTTGCTGGTGCTGCTCGCCTTGCTGGTGCTGCTCATGGCGTCTACCTCGCGACCGTGTCGGTGGGGGAGGGACAGCGGGCCGGCCGGTGTCAGACCAGCTCGGCGTGCTTGAGGGCCAGCGTGATCTCGTCGGCGGCCGAGGGGGCGAGCGGCAGCAACGGCGGGCGGACGGTGGCGTGCTCGAGGATGCCGCGGGCGACCAGCGCGTGCTTGAGGGCGACGGTGCCCTCCATGTGGGAGCCGCGGTGGTAGACGGCCTTGGTCAGCGGCAGCAGCTTCTCGT from Blastococcus sp. PRF04-17 encodes the following:
- the glsA gene encoding glutaminase A codes for the protein MSAPGQPTSAVDGSSEIESLLAEIADQTRHLADEGQVEEQPEELPSAEATRFALALSELDGREHVSGDADVGFAIQSVVKVFALTAALRLVGEDLFDRVGREPSGDPFNSLIQLEHEKGVPRNPFINAGALIVCDVLLDAADDPYRAVAGLLDRLTGEEAEISDPALDAERESSSLNRAIGHLMRSFGNLQHPVDEVVDLYLRLCSLTVTTRTLARAARFLANDGVDPESGSPVLSEPLARRVNALMLTCGTYDAAGQFAYDLGFPCKSGVAGAVMGDVPGRFGVCAWSPPLDEKGNSRAGRAALHLLSERLQLSLL
- a CDS encoding phospholipase D-like domain-containing protein, translated to MTRGDEATTEPDLVLPRSDRHGGLPPERSARLLIPGETCWRVERATRFAIFVDAAGYFATLKRAVLGAERRVLFIGWDFDPRIRLDPLDGGRPREDRLGAVLERAVKVNPRLEIGVLQWDLGMVRALGRGLKPIVLLDRRTPDRLTFAVDTHHPVGGAHHQKIVVIDDCLAFAGGIDVTADRWDTSDHVDGHPHRRRPAAGRGKGRLTGPWHDVTSMMTGPAAGAVAELARERWESGTGERLEPIPEERDCWPSDVEPLLTDVDVAISRTRPEHGGTSLVHEVELLWLATIAAARRSLYIESQYFASRRIAEAIAERLREPDGPDVVVINPWTADGWLSEKAMGTARARVLQLVREADVHDRFRLYTPVTEQRRHIYVHAKVTVVDDRLLRLGSSNVNNRSMGLDTECDLAVEAVEGQPDADRLAATIVGFRDRLLAEHLGCTPSDVAAAVAATGSLVEGIERLRRPTGRSLVPFEPPDLGPVDSALAESELMDPEKTPNRWRRVERFFARRRRPRHRVRA
- a CDS encoding alpha/beta fold hydrolase, which translates into the protein MSSSAPEPRTTDQPSASLPTVVLVHGAFADSSSWSGVVAQLRQDGYPVIGVANPLRSLHGDAEFLRDVLDAVEGPIVLAGHSYGGSVMSEAADGNPRVKALVYVASFLLDEGESTGELAGRFPGNELGSALRPVPVRGPDGQTVDDLYIEQAKFRPVFAADVPADAAELMAVTQRPILGDALADKATKAAWKTIPSWTLVTRQDLAVPAEAQRFMAQRASSHVVEVDASHAVTVSQPGDVARLIDEAARATAG
- a CDS encoding HAD-IC family P-type ATPase, with protein sequence MSQREAEARRRRGESNAAVDRSSRSYAQILRTNVFSFFNLILFTIGAALLALGRVNDAVISVGLGLVNAAISAVQEIRAKRKLDRLQLLSRSTVTVLRDGRDVEVLPEEVVRGDVLHVRPGDQVVVDGPVLDGGRIEADESLLTGESDPQVKKPGDHLRSGSFCVGGEGHQLARDVGAASYASRLTADARQVSTDTTPLQRRINFVVRLVICLVVLMSGAILAQAALEGFSLVRVVQTTAVLSGLVPYGLFFLVAVAYSVGAAKSGGRGALVQQVNAVESMSNVDVVCTDKTGTLTTGRLSLAEVVPVGPLATADVQQVIGSMARSAAAPNLTTTALAAALPGEAWPAREEIPFSSSLRWSALRTDDGVFVLGAHDALAPHLSGEPLTGVVSERTARGLRVLVAARATDPSTSLRDDTGRARLPALEPLAVLALTDELRPRVRETIDRFLADGVAVKVVSGDDPRTVAALARQAGLEGGDPLTGADLERMSDPELDAVVARTTVFGRIAPEQKERLVAALRRQGRYVAMLGDGVNDARALKAAQVGVAMRSGSAVTRDVADIVLTEDSLAALVPARQQGRRIISGIGTSMQVFLARVATQGLVILGVTMLGLGFPYAPAQVGLTLLTVGVPTLFLTMWARPQPPDPRLLANLGRFVVPAAVVTAAVGVAIYALHYTSLLAGPPGGVVPAEVEARFEDWTGVSADAAGFDEAVATIGAQTALSTFVSYAAFLLILFLKPPSRLFAAWTRPDGDRRPAVLVAVLVATFTAGLLMPWFTDYFGLTEAAEPVFETVLPALVLWFLALTAAYRFRLLDRALGLDLLPEHGRPRR
- a CDS encoding GntR family transcriptional regulator; this encodes MPIPPAAPGVDRWLLRDDVYFRLRDAIVDGTFAPGEQLRDLELAAWLGVSRTPVREALLRLAQSGLVQAQPGRSTVVSPLDVREVRDARDVVAAMHELAVREAVPVLADADLAAMREANRRFAAAVESGDVDSALHADDELHGVLVRISGNRALATVLEQFTPTVRRAERLRFGSLRGQASVRLHDELIRLCAAGDTEGAAAVAYDTWHSLPSTEA
- a CDS encoding MerR family transcriptional regulator, which produces MLAIGEFSRLTHLSVRMLRRYHDAGLLEPATVDDATGYRYYSADQIPTAQVIHRLRELDVPLTDVQRILRSPDPGARAALVSDHLQRLEAELDRTRAAVASLRRLLRPEPAPLDVELRAVPATTVAAIEDDVAHDDVLDWYAGAMAELDAVVREPTGVPGGLYDNALFESGRGHLLVYRPTARPPHSGRVHPVTLPAVELALTTHVGEHDDIDVTYGELGAWVVENALAVAGPVRETYVVGPRDTAEPAAWRTEIGWPVFRVGRP
- a CDS encoding nuclear transport factor 2 family protein, yielding MTTPTSILPEQLPETIRVYLAAHGARDVDAALRAFTPTAVVVDDGTTYRGTEEVRSFLSKAGAEFSYTTELVAAERVDDARWVAIHRLEGDFPGGVVELHHRFTMDGDRVAELVIAP